A single window of Deinococcus reticulitermitis DNA harbors:
- the tkt gene encoding transketolase, translating to MTSQNVEQLSVNTIRTLSIDAVQAANSGHPGAPLGMAPFGYVLWQKFLRHNPAHPEWPGRDRFVLSAGHASMLIYSLLHLTGYEAMTLDDLKNFRQWGYHTPGHPEFFHTKGLDATTGPLGQGAAMTVGMALAEAHLAARYNREGFEIFNNHTYGVLGDGDLQEGINHESAALAGHLKLHKLIWLHDDNHVQLDTATDKAESEDTAARFRAYGWNVLRVEDGNDLGAIEGAIKEAQGSDRPTLIQIRTIIGFGSPRAGTSKAHGEPLGAEGVAETKKALGWDYPAFTVPDEVRAHMNARARGAQLEADWEQLLAGYRAAHPEFGREVDALLARELPDNLTELLPTYETGGKAVATRNASGEVINALAAAVPGLMGGSADLSGSTKTTIKDGGEVEAGEYAGRNVLFGVREFGMAAAGNGLSLYGGLRPLVGTFLVFADYLKPAFRLSAIQMQPVTYVLTHDSIGLGEDGPTHQPIDQLAMLRAVPGAHVIRPADANETAAAWLMALEYDKGPTALALSRQDLPILPRNIEGVKKGAYVVRDAEQPALILLASGSEVSLALASAEALAEQGIQARVVSMPCMEVFREQEASYRDSVLTPGVRRVAIEAASKGPWYEWVGTDGAVIGMEGFGASAPAKVLFEKFGFSVENVVKVARGLLT from the coding sequence ATGACGAGTCAGAACGTGGAGCAGCTCAGCGTCAATACCATCCGCACGCTGAGCATCGACGCGGTGCAGGCGGCCAACTCGGGCCACCCCGGCGCGCCGCTGGGCATGGCGCCCTTCGGGTACGTGCTGTGGCAGAAATTCCTGCGCCACAACCCCGCGCACCCCGAGTGGCCGGGGCGCGACCGCTTCGTGCTCTCGGCGGGGCACGCCTCGATGCTGATCTACTCGCTGCTGCACCTGACCGGCTACGAGGCGATGACGCTGGACGACCTCAAGAACTTCCGGCAGTGGGGCTACCACACCCCCGGCCACCCGGAGTTCTTCCACACCAAGGGTCTGGACGCGACCACCGGCCCGCTCGGTCAGGGCGCGGCGATGACGGTGGGCATGGCGTTGGCCGAAGCGCACCTCGCTGCGCGCTACAACCGCGAAGGCTTCGAGATTTTCAATAACCACACCTACGGCGTGCTCGGCGACGGCGACCTGCAAGAGGGCATCAACCACGAATCCGCCGCGCTCGCCGGGCATTTGAAACTGCACAAGCTGATCTGGCTGCACGACGACAACCACGTGCAGCTCGACACCGCCACCGACAAGGCCGAATCCGAGGACACCGCCGCGCGTTTCCGGGCCTACGGCTGGAACGTGCTGCGGGTGGAGGACGGCAATGACCTCGGCGCCATCGAGGGCGCGATCAAGGAAGCCCAGGGCAGTGACCGCCCCACCCTGATCCAGATCCGCACCATCATCGGCTTCGGCAGCCCGCGCGCCGGCACGAGCAAGGCGCACGGTGAACCCCTCGGCGCCGAAGGCGTGGCCGAAACCAAAAAGGCGCTCGGCTGGGACTACCCCGCGTTTACCGTCCCCGACGAGGTGCGCGCCCACATGAACGCCCGCGCGCGCGGCGCACAGCTCGAAGCCGACTGGGAACAGCTCCTGGCGGGCTACCGCGCTGCCCATCCCGAGTTCGGGCGTGAGGTGGACGCGCTGCTCGCCCGCGAGTTGCCGGACAACCTCACGGAACTCCTGCCCACCTACGAAACTGGCGGCAAGGCCGTGGCGACCCGCAACGCGAGCGGCGAGGTCATCAACGCGCTCGCCGCCGCCGTGCCGGGCCTGATGGGGGGCAGCGCCGACCTCTCCGGCTCGACCAAGACCACCATCAAGGACGGCGGCGAGGTGGAGGCCGGGGAGTACGCGGGCCGCAACGTGCTGTTCGGCGTCCGCGAGTTCGGGATGGCCGCCGCCGGCAACGGGCTCTCGCTCTACGGCGGCCTGCGCCCGCTGGTGGGCACCTTCCTGGTGTTCGCCGACTACCTCAAGCCTGCCTTCCGGCTCTCGGCGATTCAGATGCAGCCGGTGACCTACGTCCTGACCCACGATTCCATCGGTCTTGGGGAAGACGGCCCGACCCACCAGCCCATCGACCAGCTCGCCATGCTGCGCGCGGTGCCGGGCGCCCACGTCATCCGCCCCGCCGACGCCAACGAGACCGCCGCCGCGTGGCTGATGGCCCTCGAATACGACAAAGGCCCGACCGCGCTCGCCCTCTCGCGCCAGGACCTGCCGATTCTGCCGCGCAACATCGAGGGCGTGAAAAAGGGCGCCTACGTCGTGCGCGACGCCGAGCAGCCCGCCCTGATCCTGCTCGCCTCGGGATCGGAGGTCAGCCTGGCGCTCGCCAGCGCTGAGGCACTCGCAGAGCAGGGCATCCAGGCCCGCGTGGTCTCGATGCCGTGCATGGAGGTCTTCCGCGAGCAGGAGGCGAGCTACCGCGACTCGGTCCTCACCCCTGGCGTGAGACGCGTCGCCATCGAGGCCGCGAGCAAGGGGCCGTGGTACGAGTGGGTGGGCACGGACGGTGCCGTGATCGGGATGGAGGGTTTTGGCGCCTCCGCCCCCGCCAAGGTCCTGTTCGAGAAGTTCGGCTTCAGCGTCGAGAACGTGGTGAAAGTGGCGCGCGGCCTGCTGACCTGA
- a CDS encoding carbohydrate kinase family protein, with amino-acid sequence MPAPLLVCGQVNVETVFRLPVSGWSPQGGFFPGALGLGVSGVGANLARALTRLGSPVRLLTFAGEDEAGRLVRAAFADVDAHFLPAPATPQSLALVSADGAHAFYRDLKGLEDAPAPLEAARALLPGCAAALLTNVGWTRELLPLAGAAGVPILTDVQDVRSLDNPYDAPYFAAADVLLLSAAHLPDPAALLRALPGRSPARVLIAGLGAGGALLLERGGEIVHQPAFPVGASFAGGAGDTLAAAFAHFHFTRALPPLEALRLACAAAALKLRGGGSGQGHPSEEETRAFARSPG; translated from the coding sequence TTGCCCGCGCCCCTCCTGGTGTGCGGGCAGGTCAATGTCGAGACGGTGTTTCGTCTGCCGGTCAGCGGCTGGTCCCCGCAGGGCGGCTTCTTTCCCGGTGCCCTCGGGCTCGGCGTCTCCGGCGTCGGCGCCAACCTCGCTCGGGCGCTGACCCGGCTGGGCAGCCCGGTGCGGCTGCTGACCTTCGCCGGGGAGGACGAGGCCGGGCGGCTCGTACGCGCCGCGTTCGCTGACGTGGACGCACATTTCCTGCCCGCACCCGCCACCCCGCAGAGTCTGGCGCTGGTGTCTGCCGACGGCGCCCACGCCTTTTACCGCGACCTCAAGGGCCTGGAAGACGCCCCCGCGCCTCTGGAAGCGGCCCGCGCCCTGCTTCCCGGCTGCGCGGCGGCCCTGCTGACCAACGTGGGCTGGACGCGCGAGCTGCTGCCCCTGGCGGGGGCGGCGGGGGTTCCGATTCTGACCGACGTGCAGGACGTGCGCAGCCTGGACAATCCCTACGACGCTCCCTACTTCGCCGCTGCCGACGTGCTGCTGCTCAGCGCCGCCCACCTGCCTGATCCCGCCGCGTTGCTGCGAGCCCTGCCCGGGCGCTCGCCGGCGCGGGTGCTGATCGCGGGCCTCGGCGCCGGGGGCGCCCTGCTGCTCGAACGCGGCGGGGAGATCGTGCACCAGCCGGCTTTTCCCGTTGGGGCGTCGTTTGCGGGCGGCGCGGGCGACACGCTGGCCGCCGCCTTCGCCCATTTCCATTTCACGCGCGCCCTTCCGCCCCTGGAAGCCCTGCGCCTCGCCTGCGCCGCCGCCGCGCTCAAGTTGAGGGGAGGGGGCAGCGGGCAGGGCCACCCCAGTGAGGAGGAGACGCGGGCGTTCGCTCGCAGCCCGGGGTGA
- the der gene encoding ribosome biogenesis GTPase Der produces the protein MHKVAIVGRPNVGKSSLFNRLIGRREAVVADFPGVTRDAKEGLMLYHNHRITLIDTGGLWSGDEWESAIREKAEWAMEGAQAVIFVLDPREGLSAADYEVAEWLRRLGRPVIVTANKIDSQKHEPYLAELWGLGFGDPVAISAEHARGLDELMDRVMKHLPEDDEDVPDVAPIRISLIGRPNVGKSSLLNAITQSDRAIVADQPGTTRDSLDVEWDYGGQRFVLVDTAGIRKKPDTAIEDYAIQRSQAAIERSDIIWLVVNATDIGDHELKLANIAYESGKPVIVVVNKWDLVPDEELKRTEKDLSQKLHHISFAPRVYTSAINDYGIHDMLAEAMKLYEKWQSRIPTAELNRWLEVWQMRQAVPNFHGKKLKMYFMTQVETAPPTFAIFCNRADFVTRAYEGFLQNRIREDLQLAGVPVRLKWKEKGPYKKGKKGEEAEA, from the coding sequence ATGCATAAAGTAGCTATCGTAGGCCGGCCCAATGTCGGCAAATCCAGCCTGTTCAACCGCCTGATCGGCCGGCGTGAAGCCGTCGTCGCCGACTTTCCCGGCGTGACCCGCGACGCCAAGGAAGGGCTGATGCTCTACCACAACCACCGCATCACCCTGATCGACACGGGCGGGCTGTGGAGCGGCGACGAGTGGGAAAGCGCCATCCGCGAGAAGGCCGAGTGGGCGATGGAGGGCGCGCAGGCCGTGATCTTCGTGCTCGACCCGCGCGAGGGACTGTCTGCCGCCGACTACGAGGTGGCCGAGTGGTTGCGGCGCCTCGGCAGGCCGGTGATCGTGACGGCCAACAAGATCGACAGCCAGAAGCACGAGCCTTACCTCGCCGAGCTGTGGGGCCTGGGCTTCGGCGACCCGGTGGCGATCAGCGCCGAGCACGCGCGCGGCCTCGACGAACTGATGGACCGCGTGATGAAGCATCTCCCCGAGGACGACGAGGATGTGCCGGACGTGGCGCCCATCCGCATCTCGCTGATCGGGCGACCCAACGTGGGCAAGAGCAGCCTGCTCAACGCGATTACCCAGAGCGACCGCGCGATTGTGGCCGACCAGCCGGGCACCACCCGCGACTCGCTCGATGTGGAGTGGGACTACGGCGGGCAGCGCTTCGTGCTCGTGGACACCGCCGGCATCCGCAAGAAGCCCGACACCGCCATCGAGGATTACGCGATCCAGCGTTCTCAGGCGGCGATCGAGCGCAGCGACATCATCTGGCTGGTGGTCAACGCGACCGACATCGGCGACCACGAACTCAAGCTTGCCAACATTGCGTATGAGAGCGGCAAACCCGTGATCGTGGTGGTGAACAAATGGGACCTCGTGCCCGACGAGGAGCTCAAGCGCACGGAAAAGGACCTCAGCCAGAAGCTGCACCACATCTCCTTCGCGCCGCGCGTGTACACGTCGGCCATCAACGATTACGGCATCCACGACATGCTCGCCGAGGCGATGAAGCTCTACGAGAAGTGGCAGTCGCGCATTCCGACCGCCGAACTCAACCGCTGGCTGGAGGTCTGGCAGATGCGTCAGGCCGTGCCGAACTTCCACGGCAAGAAGCTGAAGATGTACTTCATGACCCAGGTGGAGACCGCGCCGCCCACCTTCGCCATCTTCTGCAACCGCGCCGATTTCGTGACGCGCGCCTACGAGGGCTTCTTGCAAAACCGCATCCGCGAGGACCTGCAACTCGCCGGCGTGCCGGTGCGGCTCAAGTGGAAGGAGAAGGGACCGTACAAGAAGGGGAAGAAGGGCGAGGAAGCCGAGGCGTGA
- a CDS encoding GNAT family N-acetyltransferase, with protein sequence MPGQWGTEPFSDSVDAHTRFLSWIENGNFYVVDSDREPIGTLALSHTVPEYAREGCAERPGPALYLEALTTDPSLRGQGLGRSLLAWAEQESARQGAGWLRLDCWAGNARLRRYYRKAGFEEFGRCRLGNWEGALFERKIKAEA encoded by the coding sequence GTGCCGGGGCAGTGGGGCACGGAGCCGTTTTCAGACTCAGTCGACGCGCACACCCGGTTCTTGAGCTGGATTGAGAACGGAAATTTCTACGTCGTGGACTCTGACAGGGAACCCATCGGCACGCTGGCGCTTTCGCACACCGTGCCCGAGTACGCGCGGGAAGGGTGTGCTGAGCGGCCCGGACCGGCCCTCTACCTCGAAGCGCTCACCACCGACCCCAGCCTGCGGGGACAGGGCTTGGGGCGCAGCCTTCTGGCTTGGGCAGAGCAGGAAAGCGCCCGGCAGGGTGCCGGATGGTTGCGGCTCGACTGCTGGGCAGGCAACGCGCGGCTGAGGCGTTACTACCGCAAGGCTGGCTTCGAGGAATTCGGGCGTTGCCGGCTAGGGAATTGGGAGGGGGCACTATTCGAGCGGAAGATCAAGGCGGAAGCCTGA
- a CDS encoding pseudouridine-5'-phosphate glycosidase — protein MLNAHLDLHPEVAAALDAGRPVVALESTIISHGMPYPQNVEMARGVEDVVREHGATPATIAVLGGRLKIGLSPDELQLLATDKSVEKISTRDLPVTVALGRHGATTVASTMRIAALAGIRVFATGGTGGVHRGAGETMDISADLIELARTDVCVVSAGVKSILDIGLTLEVLETQGVPAITLGSAEFPAFYSRRSGFASPLSVATPAEAARVLRAKWDLGLSGGVLLANPVPEDAEIPAEEMEGFITRALGDMDALGLTGKDTTPYLLGRIVELTGGRSLETNIALVRHNAAAAAQVAAEYARLG, from the coding sequence ATGCTGAATGCCCACCTCGATCTGCACCCCGAAGTCGCCGCTGCCCTGGACGCGGGCCGCCCGGTCGTCGCGCTGGAAAGCACCATCATCAGCCACGGCATGCCCTACCCACAGAATGTCGAGATGGCGCGCGGCGTCGAGGACGTGGTGCGGGAGCACGGCGCCACCCCGGCCACCATCGCGGTGCTCGGCGGACGCCTGAAGATCGGCCTCAGCCCCGACGAACTGCAACTGCTCGCCACCGACAAAAGTGTCGAGAAGATCAGCACCCGTGACCTGCCGGTGACGGTCGCGCTCGGGCGGCATGGAGCCACCACCGTCGCCTCCACCATGCGGATCGCGGCGCTCGCCGGCATCCGGGTCTTCGCCACGGGCGGGACGGGGGGCGTACACCGGGGCGCGGGCGAGACGATGGACATCAGCGCTGACCTCATCGAACTCGCCCGCACCGACGTGTGCGTGGTGAGTGCCGGTGTCAAAAGCATCCTCGACATCGGCCTGACCCTCGAAGTCCTGGAAACCCAGGGCGTGCCGGCGATCACCCTGGGGAGCGCCGAGTTTCCGGCCTTCTACTCGCGCCGCAGCGGCTTCGCGTCGCCCCTGTCGGTCGCCACTCCCGCCGAGGCCGCCCGCGTCCTGCGGGCCAAATGGGACCTCGGCCTCAGCGGCGGCGTGCTGCTCGCCAACCCGGTTCCGGAAGACGCCGAGATTCCCGCCGAGGAGATGGAGGGCTTCATCACGCGGGCGCTGGGCGACATGGACGCCCTCGGCCTGACCGGCAAGGACACCACGCCGTACCTGCTCGGGCGCATCGTGGAACTGACGGGCGGGCGCAGCCTGGAAACGAATATCGCCCTCGTGCGCCACAACGCGGCGGCGGCGGCGCAGGTCGCGGCGGAGTACGCGCGGCTGGGGTGA
- a CDS encoding carbohydrate kinase family protein produces the protein MARAAFAVAVVGGLNMDFKARCAQAAVPATSNPGVTSHAPGGVGRNVAEGLVRLGVRVRLCGVVGEDALGRELLAQAQAAGVDVSGVRALPGEATGTYTALLDHTGDLLYAVADMRVMDALSPALVDGWWPALAGVRWLVVDGNLPEVALTHLLRRAKAGAVPVVFEPVSVPKAARLLTALRAGCAPHTVTPNLDELGVLVGRSVENTGAAITQAAQALLALGVQQVWVRRGPLGSLLVTPGAAHVLAAVPAEVVDVTGAGDALLAAFLAAQLAGDAPEAAARFAHAVAALVVASRETVPPELAGLARLARFPTHSPGENPC, from the coding sequence ATGGCCCGTGCTGCCTTTGCCGTCGCCGTGGTGGGCGGCCTCAATATGGATTTCAAGGCCCGCTGCGCGCAGGCGGCGGTGCCCGCGACGAGCAATCCCGGCGTGACCTCACACGCGCCGGGCGGTGTGGGGCGCAACGTTGCCGAGGGACTCGTGCGGCTGGGGGTGAGGGTGCGGCTGTGCGGCGTGGTGGGGGAGGACGCCCTGGGCCGTGAACTGCTCGCCCAGGCGCAGGCGGCGGGGGTGGACGTGTCGGGCGTGCGGGCGCTGCCGGGGGAGGCGACCGGCACCTACACGGCGCTGCTGGACCACACCGGCGACCTCCTGTACGCGGTGGCCGACATGCGCGTGATGGACGCCCTGAGCCCCGCCCTGGTGGACGGGTGGTGGCCGGCCCTCGCCGGCGTGCGCTGGCTCGTCGTGGACGGCAACCTGCCGGAAGTCGCGCTGACCCACCTGCTGCGGCGGGCGAAAGCGGGCGCGGTGCCGGTCGTCTTCGAGCCGGTCAGCGTGCCCAAGGCGGCGCGGCTGCTGACGGCACTGCGGGCCGGATGCGCGCCCCACACCGTCACCCCGAATCTCGACGAACTCGGGGTGCTCGTGGGGCGGTCGGTCGAGAACACGGGGGCCGCCATCACGCAGGCCGCGCAGGCCTTGTTGGCCCTCGGCGTGCAGCAGGTCTGGGTGCGCCGGGGGCCGCTCGGCAGCCTGCTCGTGACGCCGGGGGCGGCCCACGTCCTCGCCGCCGTGCCCGCCGAGGTTGTGGACGTGACCGGGGCCGGAGACGCCCTGCTTGCGGCTTTCCTTGCCGCTCAGCTCGCCGGAGACGCGCCGGAGGCCGCCGCCCGCTTCGCCCACGCGGTCGCCGCGCTCGTCGTCGCGAGCCGGGAGACGGTGCCGCCCGAACTCGCCGGCCTCGCCCGCCTCGCCCGTTTCCCAACCCATTCCCCAGGAGAAAACCCATGCTGA